The following proteins come from a genomic window of Leptospira bandrabouensis:
- the dapF gene encoding diaminopimelate epimerase, with product MKINFTKMEGIGNDYVYIDATKNDIRLSPEQIQKLSDRNFGIGGDGVIFIRNSKTGEFQMDMYNSDGSSSEMCGNGVRCVGKFVFDHGLTKNQKPTIETGKGVLTLDLKTGNNGKVEMVTVDMGEPILKPSLVPILWTGDEPVINQVLEVQGKQYHFTAVSMGNPHCVIYVDDADAFPVREIGPLIENHPLFPRRVNVEFVSVRGKDHLYQRTWERGAGETLACGTGACAVTVASILNGKTGRSVKIDLRGGTLNIEWKENGSVMMTGPAKEVFSGEVEV from the coding sequence ATGAAAATCAACTTCACCAAAATGGAAGGAATTGGAAATGACTATGTGTATATCGATGCCACGAAAAACGATATTCGTTTGAGTCCCGAACAAATCCAAAAGCTATCCGACCGCAATTTTGGAATTGGTGGAGACGGGGTGATTTTTATCCGTAACTCAAAAACTGGCGAGTTCCAAATGGATATGTACAACTCGGATGGAAGTTCTTCCGAGATGTGTGGGAATGGAGTTCGTTGTGTCGGAAAATTTGTTTTTGACCACGGCCTGACTAAAAACCAAAAACCAACCATTGAAACGGGAAAGGGAGTCCTCACCCTCGACCTAAAAACAGGAAACAATGGCAAAGTAGAAATGGTGACTGTGGATATGGGTGAACCCATCCTCAAACCATCCCTTGTTCCGATTCTTTGGACAGGTGACGAACCAGTCATCAACCAAGTATTGGAAGTCCAAGGTAAACAATATCATTTTACAGCTGTTAGTATGGGGAACCCTCATTGTGTGATTTATGTAGATGATGCCGATGCCTTCCCCGTGCGGGAGATTGGACCCCTCATTGAAAACCACCCACTTTTTCCAAGAAGGGTAAATGTGGAATTTGTATCGGTTCGGGGAAAGGACCATCTTTACCAAAGGACTTGGGAAAGAGGAGCAGGGGAAACCTTAGCTTGTGGGACCGGAGCCTGTGCTGTGACCGTTGCTTCTATCTTAAATGGTAAAACAGGACGATCTGTAAAAATTGATCTTCGTGGTGGAACTCTCAATATCGAATGGAAAGAAAATGGATCTGTGATGATGACAGGACCTGCTAAGGAAGTGTTTTCTGGAGAAGTAGAAGTTTAA
- a CDS encoding HAD family hydrolase, producing the protein MVFFSDMALFLDLDNTLLPSKPAYEFAIGECVKDWKERGLGGDFLSLYESARKKVKNQLEGHSSNRLRLLCFKLMLDVVKNKSNSKLEPDVTNLKAQSGFQTKDIVDVLWMEERYHFHFLSYLKTEAKKEIYQTKLFPKLVALSERFPIFLTTNETLRTQLLKVSSFLPDSFRFTLITSEEVGFEKPSTKFFSYVLEATKENPADCILLGDNWEDDVLGANRHGIASIHIPTMWGEGAGVVEYPFESSAPIWTAPNTVLALDYAELWLHKRQK; encoded by the coding sequence GTGGTTTTCTTTTCGGATATGGCTTTGTTTTTGGACTTGGACAATACACTTCTTCCTTCGAAACCGGCATACGAATTTGCCATTGGAGAATGTGTTAAGGATTGGAAGGAGCGCGGGTTAGGTGGCGATTTTCTTTCTTTATACGAATCGGCTAGAAAAAAAGTAAAAAACCAACTAGAGGGTCATAGTTCCAATCGTTTGCGGTTACTTTGTTTTAAATTGATGTTGGATGTTGTTAAAAATAAATCCAACTCAAAATTAGAACCGGATGTAACCAATCTTAAGGCCCAAAGTGGATTCCAAACCAAAGACATAGTGGATGTTTTGTGGATGGAAGAAAGATACCATTTTCATTTTTTGTCTTATTTGAAAACGGAAGCCAAAAAAGAAATCTATCAAACCAAACTATTTCCAAAACTTGTGGCCTTATCTGAAAGGTTCCCAATTTTTTTAACCACCAACGAAACTTTAAGAACTCAATTATTAAAAGTATCTTCTTTTTTACCGGATTCTTTTCGGTTTACTTTAATCACTTCGGAAGAAGTGGGATTTGAAAAACCATCCACAAAATTTTTCTCTTATGTATTAGAAGCGACCAAAGAAAATCCAGCGGATTGTATTTTGCTTGGAGATAATTGGGAAGATGATGTTCTGGGAGCCAACCGACATGGGATCGCAAGCATTCACATTCCTACAATGTGGGGAGAGGGTGCGGGTGTGGTGGAGTATCCTTTTGAATCTTCGGCACCGATTTGGACAGCACCGAATACAGTTCTTGCTTTAGATTATGCAGAGTTATGGCTTCACAAGCGTCAAAAATAA
- the fliD gene encoding flagellar filament capping protein FliD, which produces MPAYTMPGLMTGQNTNDIVKKLVELERRPIKRWETENEYAKAQMQIWGEVKNLSTNLQTKTRALVSFTAPFATKSVSSSEEGVITGEASRAAKSGDRALEIIEMASKHQLSGVAIDTDIRLPEGSFTIYSGKSKETVTFPGGSLSELTSAIKNMAGGLAETSIIKIDKDSSILTVTSVKTGKKNELQFSDPNGILKLAGLVGENKASLENTNQLLSLDVINSKAWDQTKFKKSEVETEKLIQTEEGISIKPDTAFSIPLAVTEIKERAFVEVEVVGEAPAVMEMGIGFEKEGSVRNKFLPITKTESKYIFPAGDYASDKNLTAIILSNAATTPVLIKSVTLVTPPAPGTAEPLKVLQEGKDLKIKIDGVEITRETNDSIADVLEGISFNVHKVTEKPVTLKIHVDHAKGSALIKEWVDAYNELMKFSKEVTSVEKNGKISDKKESDDSKSADISRDFWDNKSKSGILAGENAILRLIASLKTTANSYYPATKENGFRVLTDIGISTGAVGSNWEKIQDGLLQIDQEKLIAVLSENPDGVRDLFASDPNNDAKMEEGVGIRLLEILKPYNQYASGIVTSKVKLLEESVAGNNKKIKEHESHLISFEAKLKQRFLYMEQGVGKNKSVGNYLQNNMFRGNGGE; this is translated from the coding sequence ATGCCAGCATACACCATGCCGGGTCTGATGACTGGGCAAAATACAAACGATATCGTTAAAAAACTGGTCGAACTCGAACGCCGGCCCATCAAACGATGGGAAACTGAGAACGAATACGCCAAAGCACAGATGCAAATCTGGGGGGAAGTGAAAAATCTTTCCACAAACCTGCAAACCAAAACCCGAGCCCTTGTCTCTTTTACGGCTCCTTTTGCTACTAAATCGGTTTCTTCATCGGAAGAAGGTGTGATCACTGGTGAGGCATCTCGTGCCGCAAAATCTGGCGATAGAGCCTTAGAAATTATCGAAATGGCAAGCAAACATCAGTTATCTGGTGTTGCCATTGATACCGACATTCGTTTGCCAGAAGGTAGTTTTACAATCTACTCTGGAAAATCCAAAGAAACTGTTACTTTTCCTGGTGGGTCACTGAGTGAACTCACAAGCGCAATTAAGAATATGGCCGGAGGACTTGCAGAAACTTCCATTATCAAAATTGATAAGGATTCCTCCATCCTCACTGTCACCTCTGTGAAAACCGGAAAAAAAAATGAACTCCAATTTTCCGATCCCAATGGAATTTTAAAACTAGCGGGGCTTGTTGGTGAAAACAAAGCGAGTTTAGAAAACACAAATCAATTATTGTCTTTAGATGTAATCAATTCCAAAGCCTGGGACCAAACCAAATTTAAAAAATCGGAAGTAGAAACAGAGAAACTGATTCAGACCGAAGAAGGAATCAGTATCAAACCTGATACTGCCTTTTCGATTCCTCTGGCTGTGACAGAAATCAAAGAAAGAGCTTTTGTCGAAGTAGAGGTTGTTGGTGAAGCTCCTGCTGTCATGGAGATGGGAATTGGATTTGAAAAGGAGGGAAGTGTTCGTAATAAATTCCTTCCCATCACCAAAACCGAATCCAAATATATTTTTCCTGCCGGAGATTATGCTTCGGATAAAAATCTAACCGCTATCATTCTTTCCAATGCGGCAACCACTCCGGTTCTGATTAAATCAGTAACTCTTGTCACTCCTCCGGCACCGGGTACGGCTGAACCATTAAAAGTATTACAAGAAGGGAAAGATCTTAAAATCAAAATTGATGGTGTGGAAATCACTCGTGAAACCAACGATTCCATCGCAGATGTTTTGGAAGGGATTTCTTTTAATGTTCACAAGGTAACAGAGAAACCGGTAACTCTAAAAATCCATGTGGATCATGCCAAAGGTTCTGCCCTCATCAAAGAATGGGTGGATGCTTACAATGAACTCATGAAGTTTTCCAAGGAAGTCACTTCTGTTGAAAAAAATGGAAAGATCTCTGATAAAAAAGAAAGTGATGATTCAAAATCGGCAGATATCTCTCGTGACTTTTGGGACAACAAGTCCAAATCAGGAATCCTTGCCGGTGAAAACGCCATCTTAAGACTCATTGCCTCTTTAAAAACAACAGCTAACTCCTATTACCCGGCAACCAAAGAGAATGGATTTAGAGTTCTAACTGACATTGGAATATCCACAGGTGCCGTTGGATCTAACTGGGAAAAAATCCAAGACGGACTTTTGCAAATTGATCAGGAAAAACTCATTGCTGTTCTTTCTGAAAATCCAGATGGGGTGCGGGACTTATTTGCCTCCGATCCAAATAACGATGCAAAGATGGAAGAAGGAGTGGGAATTCGACTGCTCGAAATTCTCAAACCCTATAACCAATATGCTTCTGGAATTGTCACAAGCAAAGTGAAACTTTTAGAAGAAAGTGTAGCAGGGAATAATAAAAAAATCAAAGAACATGAGTCTCATCTCATTAGTTTTGAAGCCAAACTGAAACAACGATTTCTCTACATGGAACAAGGTGTGGGGAAAAACAAATCGGTTGGGAATTATTTACAGAATAATATGTTTAGAGGGAACGGTGGGGAATGA
- a CDS encoding TolC family protein has product MSFSKRIGIYLFLVFSTSYLWGEARVAQASEALKRQLSDENPRSSLGSSLYPDDQKTIRDIDLESAESMLWKNNLLLIASRFQIDVKKAGILQAGLYANPNIAIDQSIFAEPTQRYFDTTRSGQSVVQIQQVFLLGGKIDKRVKVAELNAKISEQDFYDLARAVITKLRRTFYTIYFYKKAVVFYDQSIASIEKTVDSSELAYKRRALLQAEHLRLKALLFFLKKEREDLAIKVYEKEAELKVLLNDDLYRDVRVEFNPNVNESHLDAIVPNQARLEDLVEIARENRPDLKKALQTLRFEEANLELQYANAIPDLSFGPVYNRGGTAFQNYWGVTAQLSVPLFDRNQGNIQAAEKAILVRKQELKNNILEVENEVAVAYQSARIKDALYKRFSNAYIKDYGSLSLDMIMSYEKKYITILEFADFFETYRSSIVEMLKLQTDRMEAIENVNYAVGKGIFIPKTENQTNPKSEE; this is encoded by the coding sequence ATGAGTTTTTCTAAAAGAATCGGTATCTACCTCTTTCTTGTGTTTTCTACCTCCTACTTATGGGGGGAGGCTAGAGTCGCACAGGCAAGTGAAGCGCTTAAAAGGCAACTTTCGGATGAAAATCCAAGGTCTTCCTTAGGATCTAGCCTCTATCCTGATGACCAAAAAACGATTCGGGATATTGATTTAGAGTCTGCAGAATCAATGCTTTGGAAAAACAATCTTTTGCTCATTGCTTCTCGCTTTCAAATTGATGTAAAAAAAGCAGGGATTTTACAAGCAGGACTTTATGCGAATCCGAACATTGCCATTGACCAAAGTATTTTTGCAGAACCAACGCAAAGGTATTTTGATACAACAAGATCCGGACAGTCTGTAGTTCAAATCCAACAAGTGTTTTTACTTGGTGGTAAAATTGACAAACGTGTAAAGGTAGCAGAACTCAATGCAAAGATATCCGAACAGGATTTTTATGATTTAGCACGTGCGGTCATTACGAAACTAAGAAGAACGTTTTATACAATATACTTTTACAAAAAGGCTGTTGTGTTCTACGACCAAAGTATTGCTTCCATAGAAAAAACTGTAGATTCTTCAGAGCTTGCTTACAAAAGAAGAGCACTCCTCCAAGCAGAACATTTACGTTTGAAAGCACTTTTGTTTTTCTTAAAAAAAGAAAGAGAAGATCTGGCGATCAAAGTTTATGAAAAGGAAGCGGAATTAAAAGTTCTTTTGAATGATGATTTGTATCGCGATGTAAGAGTAGAATTTAATCCGAACGTCAATGAATCACATTTAGATGCTATTGTTCCCAACCAAGCACGATTAGAAGATTTAGTTGAAATCGCTCGCGAAAACCGACCCGATTTAAAAAAGGCATTACAAACATTAAGATTTGAAGAAGCCAATTTGGAACTTCAATATGCCAATGCCATTCCAGATTTATCATTTGGTCCTGTTTACAACCGCGGTGGTACTGCTTTCCAAAACTATTGGGGAGTCACCGCACAGCTTAGTGTTCCACTCTTTGACAGAAACCAAGGAAATATCCAAGCAGCCGAAAAAGCAATTCTTGTCCGCAAACAAGAGTTAAAGAACAACATCCTGGAAGTTGAAAACGAAGTTGCTGTGGCTTACCAATCTGCGCGGATCAAAGATGCACTTTATAAACGTTTTAGTAACGCATATATCAAAGATTACGGAAGTTTATCTTTAGATATGATTATGAGTTATGAAAAGAAATACATAACCATTTTAGAATTCGCCGATTTCTTTGAAACCTATCGTTCTAGCATTGTAGAGATGTTAAAACTCCAAACTGATCGAATGGAAGCTATTGAAAATGTAAACTATGCTGTGGGTAAAGGAATCTTTATCCCTAAAACTGAAAACCAAACCAATCCTAAATCTGAGGAATAA
- a CDS encoding class I SAM-dependent methyltransferase, translated as MKSCILCQSSESKTVFNENGTPILECKNCGHVYSSYEQEEHYEGYWDGAEQTYDLKWWDDAHRAVYSDFISTYLKQEKGNLLDVGCGLGFFVKAVLTKKPGWSAVGYEISKQAVKFANEQNGMKTVYAGLVQDSKLPKESFDIITLWDVIEHIPKPHSLLTYLHGLLKPGGILFLQTPNFPIQLAKANLKVKLKGMQEGVHYLEAKDHVNNYKMHTLAELGKQCGFNEPKYKVLMPILSVSGSKSKLAVYLKLAYYYFTKLIFVLSFKTINWNNTLFLTLVKP; from the coding sequence ATGAAATCTTGTATCCTTTGCCAATCCTCCGAGTCCAAAACCGTATTCAATGAAAATGGAACCCCCATTTTAGAATGTAAAAACTGTGGTCATGTGTATTCCTCTTATGAACAAGAAGAACATTACGAAGGTTATTGGGACGGAGCGGAACAAACCTATGATTTAAAATGGTGGGATGATGCACACCGAGCTGTGTATTCCGATTTCATTTCGACTTACTTAAAACAGGAGAAAGGAAACCTACTCGATGTGGGTTGTGGGCTTGGATTTTTTGTTAAGGCAGTACTTACCAAAAAACCAGGTTGGTCTGCCGTTGGTTATGAAATTTCTAAACAAGCTGTCAAATTTGCCAACGAACAAAATGGAATGAAAACGGTTTATGCAGGTCTTGTACAGGACTCTAAACTACCAAAAGAAAGTTTTGATATCATCACTTTATGGGACGTGATCGAACACATTCCCAAACCACATTCTCTACTCACTTACCTACACGGACTACTGAAACCCGGTGGGATTCTTTTTTTACAAACGCCGAATTTTCCGATCCAACTAGCAAAAGCAAATCTAAAGGTAAAACTAAAAGGGATGCAAGAAGGTGTTCACTACTTAGAAGCCAAAGACCATGTGAACAATTATAAGATGCATACCTTGGCAGAACTAGGAAAACAATGCGGATTCAACGAACCAAAATATAAAGTGCTTATGCCCATCCTTTCTGTATCAGGAAGCAAAAGTAAACTTGCCGTTTATCTAAAGTTAGCTTATTATTATTTTACAAAACTAATTTTTGTTCTGAGTTTTAAAACCATCAACTGGAACAATACTTTATTTTTGACGCTTGTGAAGCCATAA
- a CDS encoding FAD-binding oxidoreductase, whose protein sequence is MDFTKTKTDLSQLIGDKKVIQKNDGTMDEALFNSYGTDRTKVYPPNYQVLVFPETTEDVAAIVTYAYKNAIAVVPSGGRTGYAGGAVAKNGEIVISLSKMNQMVDFDPFLGTLHVQAGMITKNLHKEAEERGFYFPVDFAATGSSHIGGNIATNAGGVRVVHYGLIRDWILGLTVVNGKGEIYRFNGEILKNNTGYDLKHLFIGSEGTLGIITEAVVKLTKPPKDIRVIFLAVPEYKNILEIFRETHNFDLPLLAFEFLTDYCLDKVKEHLGVPDPFQTPSKYYVLMEFEVDGETDEEKLYSILESITEKEFITDGSIAQNSRQNETFWKYREGISESLSLAYTVHKNDISLPLRNMEAFLDEMSALLSKKYQGFHIALFGHIGDGNLHLNIVKPKDLSDAEFFAQCKQVDPEMFTLIQKFKGSISAEHGIGLLKRDYLNFSRSESEIETMRAIKLAFDPKGILNPGKVL, encoded by the coding sequence ATGGATTTTACGAAAACAAAAACTGATTTGAGCCAACTGATTGGCGATAAAAAAGTGATTCAAAAAAATGACGGAACAATGGACGAAGCTTTATTCAATTCCTATGGAACCGATAGAACCAAAGTTTATCCACCAAACTACCAAGTTCTCGTTTTTCCTGAAACTACTGAAGATGTCGCAGCCATAGTAACTTATGCATACAAAAACGCAATTGCCGTCGTTCCTTCTGGAGGACGAACCGGTTATGCTGGTGGTGCTGTTGCCAAAAATGGAGAAATTGTCATCTCTTTATCCAAAATGAACCAAATGGTTGATTTTGATCCTTTCCTTGGCACCTTACACGTACAAGCTGGTATGATCACAAAAAATCTACACAAAGAAGCGGAAGAACGTGGATTTTATTTTCCTGTCGATTTTGCAGCCACTGGATCCAGTCATATTGGAGGAAACATTGCTACCAATGCCGGAGGAGTGCGTGTCGTACACTACGGTTTGATTCGAGATTGGATTCTTGGACTAACAGTTGTCAATGGAAAAGGCGAAATCTACAGATTCAATGGAGAGATTTTAAAAAACAATACAGGATATGACCTCAAACACTTGTTTATTGGTTCGGAAGGGACACTTGGAATCATCACTGAGGCGGTAGTCAAACTCACCAAACCACCTAAAGACATTCGAGTGATTTTTCTTGCAGTTCCAGAATACAAAAACATTTTAGAAATCTTTCGGGAAACACATAACTTCGATTTACCACTTCTTGCTTTTGAGTTTTTAACTGATTATTGTTTGGACAAAGTAAAAGAACATTTAGGAGTTCCCGATCCATTCCAAACACCTAGCAAGTATTATGTACTTATGGAATTCGAAGTGGATGGAGAAACGGACGAAGAAAAACTTTATTCCATCTTAGAGTCCATCACTGAAAAAGAATTTATCACCGATGGTTCGATTGCGCAGAACTCACGCCAAAACGAAACATTTTGGAAATATAGGGAAGGGATTTCGGAATCTTTGTCCCTAGCTTATACGGTTCATAAAAATGATATCTCTCTACCGCTTCGTAATATGGAAGCCTTCCTAGACGAGATGTCCGCACTCCTTTCAAAAAAATACCAGGGATTTCATATTGCTTTATTTGGACATATTGGCGATGGGAATCTCCACCTAAATATTGTTAAACCGAAAGATCTTTCTGATGCTGAATTTTTTGCCCAATGCAAACAAGTAGATCCAGAAATGTTCACTCTCATCCAAAAATTCAAAGGTTCCATTTCTGCCGAACACGGAATTGGGTTACTAAAAAGGGATTATTTGAATTTTTCCAGGTCTGAGTCGGAAATTGAGACCATGAGGGCCATCAAATTGGCATTTGACCCCAAAGGAATCTTAAACCCGGGAAAAGTGCTGTAA
- the ppk1 gene encoding polyphosphate kinase 1: protein MSSNSTKGLGIYRIFSFPNPRIMTASPTEKIELGNPNIFFDRELSWVDFNHRVLEESFDKENPLLERLKFLCITESNLDEFFMVRVAGLLNLKNAGIEERSLNGKRTSETVAELYSKVGQFVKKQYESLDEILIELKTNKIVVVQDPSELAGDDIQFVKNYYKREVSSILTPLAIDPSHPFPHILNRTLNLGITLYSDDDKNKAKELFAIVQVPSVLPRFLQLPPNKETDVRRYFPLEEIIKLHLGDLFYGMNVKQIHTFKIVRDADISINEEQNIGDLLTTMKNELKNRMWGDAVRLDVHSGAGHIKELLRGLLELEEYQVMEIPTLLSLNDMMFFQSLEKTSHLKYSYPVPKSGFAAKKSESIFSEIRKNDHLLHHPYESFKSIEDMLKIASQDPKVLAIKMTLYRTSGDSPIIQYLGEAAENGKQVTVLVELKARFDEERNIRWAKKLEDSGVHVVYGVVGLKIHCKMLLIVRREEDKLNRYVHLGTGNYNSTTARFYTDLSLFTANPEITEDVAILFNTITSSGKMPRLSKIYAAPTFLKEEFLHLIQRETDNAKNGKQARVIFKMNSLVDPDVILKLYEASQAGVKIDLIIRGICCLRPGIPGVSDRINVRSIVGRYLEHSRIYSFENGGKPDVYLASADCMPRNFLRRIEVMFPILQDKHKKRIAKILELLLRDNTQARVLESDGTYTRLAPGDDDPAVNSQIDMVDI, encoded by the coding sequence ATGTCGTCGAATTCTACAAAAGGATTAGGAATTTACAGAATTTTTTCCTTCCCAAATCCTAGAATTATGACCGCTAGCCCTACAGAAAAAATAGAACTGGGGAACCCAAATATCTTCTTCGACCGCGAACTTTCTTGGGTCGACTTCAACCACCGTGTATTGGAAGAGTCCTTTGACAAAGAAAACCCTCTTCTCGAACGCCTTAAATTTCTATGTATCACAGAATCCAATTTGGATGAGTTTTTTATGGTTCGTGTTGCGGGTCTTCTCAACTTAAAAAATGCAGGAATCGAAGAACGAAGCCTCAACGGTAAAAGAACTTCTGAAACCGTCGCTGAACTTTATTCCAAAGTAGGACAATTTGTAAAAAAACAATACGAGTCCTTAGATGAAATCCTGATTGAACTAAAAACAAACAAAATCGTAGTTGTGCAGGACCCAAGTGAGCTTGCTGGGGATGACATTCAATTTGTAAAAAACTATTACAAACGAGAAGTGTCCTCCATCCTCACTCCACTTGCCATCGATCCTTCGCATCCTTTCCCTCATATCCTCAACAGGACATTGAATTTAGGAATCACTTTGTATTCAGATGATGATAAAAACAAAGCCAAAGAACTTTTTGCCATTGTTCAAGTACCAAGCGTACTTCCACGATTTTTACAATTACCTCCGAATAAAGAAACTGACGTAAGAAGATATTTTCCTCTAGAAGAGATCATAAAACTTCACTTAGGTGACCTTTTCTACGGAATGAATGTAAAACAAATTCATACCTTTAAAATTGTTCGTGATGCTGATATCTCCATTAACGAAGAACAAAACATTGGTGATCTTCTGACAACAATGAAAAACGAATTAAAAAACCGGATGTGGGGAGATGCCGTTCGTTTAGATGTTCATTCAGGAGCAGGCCATATCAAAGAATTGTTACGTGGGCTTTTGGAATTGGAAGAATACCAAGTGATGGAAATCCCCACCTTACTTAGCTTAAATGACATGATGTTTTTTCAAAGTTTAGAAAAAACTAGTCACTTAAAATATTCGTATCCCGTTCCCAAATCTGGATTTGCAGCAAAAAAAAGTGAATCCATCTTTTCTGAAATTCGTAAAAACGATCACCTGCTACATCACCCTTACGAGAGTTTTAAATCGATCGAAGACATGTTAAAAATTGCAAGCCAAGACCCGAAGGTCCTTGCCATCAAGATGACTTTATACAGAACTTCCGGAGATTCTCCCATCATCCAGTATTTGGGAGAGGCTGCTGAAAACGGGAAACAGGTAACCGTTCTTGTGGAACTCAAAGCTAGGTTTGATGAAGAAAGAAACATTCGTTGGGCCAAAAAATTAGAAGATAGTGGTGTTCATGTTGTTTATGGTGTGGTTGGACTTAAAATCCACTGTAAGATGTTACTGATTGTACGCAGAGAAGAGGACAAACTCAATCGATATGTGCATTTAGGTACAGGAAACTATAACTCTACCACTGCGAGATTTTATACAGACTTAAGTTTATTCACAGCAAATCCTGAAATCACAGAAGATGTAGCCATTCTTTTTAATACCATCACAAGTTCAGGCAAAATGCCTAGACTTTCTAAAATCTATGCAGCTCCCACCTTTCTCAAAGAGGAATTCCTTCACCTCATCCAAAGAGAAACGGACAATGCAAAAAACGGGAAACAAGCTCGTGTGATTTTCAAAATGAACTCTCTTGTGGATCCCGATGTAATTTTAAAACTCTATGAAGCCTCTCAAGCTGGAGTTAAAATTGATTTAATCATTCGCGGGATCTGCTGTTTAAGGCCCGGAATACCTGGTGTTTCCGACCGCATTAACGTTCGTTCGATTGTAGGAAGATATCTTGAACATTCGAGGATTTATAGTTTCGAAAACGGTGGGAAACCGGATGTTTATTTGGCATCTGCCGATTGTATGCCAAGAAACTTCCTTCGCCGAATCGAAGTTATGTTTCCTATTTTACAGGATAAACATAAAAAACGAATCGCAAAAATTCTAGAACTTCTACTTCGAGATAATACACAAGCTAGAGTTTTAGAATCCGACGGTACATACACACGTTTGGCACCTGGCGATGATGATCCAGCGGTTAACTCTCAAATTGATATGGTTGATATCTAA